A genomic segment from Spinacia oleracea cultivar Varoflay chromosome 3, BTI_SOV_V1, whole genome shotgun sequence encodes:
- the LOC130470206 gene encoding protein FAR1-RELATED SEQUENCE 8-like has translation MELAVMENSEALFESNSGILSTLMSELNKEVSLFVEGSESMLMMKEVKNEDEAYDLYNEYAFSKGFGIRVGKGRKRQNSEFYTMKRFLCSCEGVKDEKRKRTRSYARLDTRTGCTAFVQFSIGKDGVWTVVNHNMIHNHAMVPLNYEYSS, from the exons aTGGAGCTCGCAGTTATGGAAAATTCTGAAGCTCTTTTCGAATCTAATTCTGGAATTTTAAGTACATTGATGTCAGAAC TGAATAAGGAAGTAAGTCTTTTTGTTGAAGGGTCAGAATCTATGTTAATGATGAAGGAAGTTAAAAATGAAGACGAAGCTTATGATTTGTATAATGAATATGCTTTTAGTAAAGGTTTTGGTATTAGGGTTGGGAAAGGTCGGAAGCGTCAAAACAGTGAATTTTATACTATGAAACGGTTCTTGTGTAGCTGCGAAGGGGTTAAAGATGAAAAAAGGAAGAGAACAAGGTCTTATGCTAGATTGGATACGCGTACTGGGTGTACTGCTTTTGTTCAGTTTTCTATTGGTAAAGATGGTGTATGGACGGTTGTGAATCATAATATGATTCATAATCATGCTATGGTTCCTCTAAATTATGAATATAGTAGTTGA